In one Nitrososphaerales archaeon genomic region, the following are encoded:
- a CDS encoding acylphosphatase: MIRAEIIVKGIVQKVGYRDYVQDVARRLGVKGYVENLRDGNVRIVCEAEEMVLKDFIERVNIKKDLIVVESVEVVKREIATGEYQYFDIKYGRVEEEIGERLVAAFNIAVATRQDIRLMHQDLKETIQFTHEDLKGTIKDMHEDLKATIAHMHEDLRGAITNMHEDLKGTIKDMHGDLKGTTKDMHKDLKGAIVSMHQDMNSHFKDMADRYDVISKELVRTRRELLRTRRELKRSVDNLEKVVKKFLEKP, translated from the coding sequence TTGATCAGAGCTGAGATAATAGTTAAGGGAATCGTACAAAAGGTTGGTTATCGTGATTATGTTCAAGATGTGGCAAGAAGGTTAGGTGTGAAGGGATATGTGGAGAACTTAAGGGATGGGAATGTGAGGATAGTGTGTGAAGCTGAAGAAATGGTCTTAAAGGACTTCATAGAGCGAGTGAATATCAAGAAGGATCTAATAGTGGTAGAAAGTGTTGAAGTGGTAAAGAGAGAAATAGCGACGGGTGAGTATCAATACTTCGATATTAAGTATGGAAGGGTAGAGGAAGAGATTGGTGAGAGGTTGGTGGCAGCCTTCAATATAGCTGTAGCTACGAGGCAAGATATACGGTTGATGCACCAGGACTTAAAAGAAACTATACAATTCACACATGAGGATTTGAAAGGAACTATTAAAGATATGCATGAGGATTTGAAAGCGACCATCGCACATATGCATGAGGATTTGAGAGGGGCCATCACAAATATGCACGAGGATTTGAAAGGAACTATCAAAGATATGCATGGGGATTTGAAAGGGACCACTAAAGATATGCATAAGGATTTGAAAGGGGCTATAGTATCGATGCATCAGGATATGAATAGCCACTTTAAAGATATGGCCGATCGTTACGATGTGATATCTAAAGAACTTGTAAGAACGAGGCGTGAACTTTTACGAACAAGGCGTGAGCTCAAGAGATCTGTAGATAATTTGGAAAAAGTCGTAAAGAAATTCTTAGAGAAACCATGA
- a CDS encoding nucleotidyltransferase domain-containing protein yields the protein MLGLRALMKVAGRVCPKCGKLGSGIYWKVITSKGKPYRYAYFAHRDKKLKWCYIGKIQLNDTNINTNRSIDRSLLALLHAYIKYLKGYFGRDLVAVALFGSAARGEAEFPISDIDLLLVVSGLEGKSLGERVRLLSAVEKDFLKGEEYIKFSQLYGEPFIQAHILTPDEVSKHPPILLDVITDGIIIYDDDSFLIKELNRLRRRMKELGAEKVRLSNGSWYWKLKPSVKWGEVVEL from the coding sequence ATGTTAGGTTTAAGAGCATTGATGAAGGTGGCAGGGAGGGTCTGCCCTAAATGTGGTAAGCTCGGCTCGGGTATTTACTGGAAGGTGATAACTTCGAAGGGTAAGCCTTACCGCTACGCCTACTTTGCCCATCGTGATAAGAAACTCAAGTGGTGCTACATCGGTAAGATTCAACTCAACGATACCAATATCAATACCAATAGATCTATCGATCGATCTTTACTAGCTCTACTTCATGCTTATATAAAGTACCTTAAAGGATATTTTGGTCGAGATTTGGTAGCGGTAGCACTCTTCGGCTCTGCGGCAAGAGGCGAGGCAGAGTTCCCTATCAGTGACATCGATCTTCTACTGGTCGTGAGTGGGCTTGAAGGGAAGAGTTTGGGCGAAAGGGTTCGCCTACTATCGGCCGTTGAAAAAGATTTCTTGAAGGGCGAAGAGTACATAAAATTCTCTCAACTCTACGGCGAACCTTTCATCCAGGCCCACATCTTAACCCCAGATGAGGTTTCTAAACATCCCCCAATACTCTTGGATGTGATCACCGATGGAATCATCATATACGATGATGATAGCTTTCTCATAAAGGAGCTAAATAGGTTGAGGAGGAGGATGAAGGAGTTAGGGGCTGAAAAGGTCAGGCTTTCGAACGGGAGTTGGTATTGGAAGTTAAAGCCTAGTGTAAAGTGGGGAGAGGTGGTCGAGCTCTGA
- a CDS encoding HEPN domain-containing protein gives MAEDFIKRSERFLKEASLALSEDDYATCVRRSQECVEMSLKAVLRLLAIEYPLKHDVSEVILKLDHYPLPDWFKEHLPYLAETSRVLAKLRGPAMYGSEDELRPASDLFTKADAESAYKDAEKVFRLCSRIIDSWLRK, from the coding sequence ATGGCAGAGGACTTCATTAAGAGGTCTGAACGCTTCCTTAAAGAGGCTTCTCTCGCCTTATCAGAGGATGACTATGCGACCTGTGTGAGGCGCTCTCAGGAGTGTGTGGAGATGAGTCTAAAGGCCGTTCTAAGGCTACTTGCCATCGAATACCCTTTAAAGCACGATGTATCAGAAGTTATACTAAAGTTGGATCATTACCCATTACCCGATTGGTTCAAGGAGCATTTACCGTACCTTGCTGAGACATCGAGAGTACTTGCGAAGTTAAGAGGGCCAGCCATGTACGGCTCGGAGGATGAATTGAGACCAGCCTCAGATCTCTTCACCAAAGCCGATGCCGAAAGCGCATATAAAGATGCCGAGAAGGTCTTTCGCCTCTGTAGTAGGATCATCGACTCTTGGCTTCGTAAGTAG